From a single Nicotiana tabacum cultivar K326 chromosome 8, ASM71507v2, whole genome shotgun sequence genomic region:
- the LOC107782496 gene encoding transcription factor MYB41-like, producing the protein MGRSPSSDKNELKKGPWTSEEDHKLREYIQVHGPGNWRSLPKNAGLQRCGKSCRLRWANYLRPDIKRGRFSFEEEETIIQLHSVLGNKWSAIAARLPGRTDNEIKNYWNTHIRKRLLRMGLDPVTHSPRLDLFDFSSLLNSTQFNLSSLLGLQAFVNPQVLALIATNLLTSHTENPEMLLQRQLQENQFLNTQIQNQEGSQVLFQKFQENQILYAPMENNTPTFQPNNQFQNQTSEIPTCTTSNLGSYNLVNGQNLQENVMLPLQNYGQILQENSSGQNFSFDSVLSTPLSSSTEDERDSYCSNFMKFEIPESLFFDDLV; encoded by the exons atgggAAGATCACCAAGTTCTGATAAAAATGAACTTAAGAAAGGTCCTTGGACCTCAGAGGAAGATCATAAGCTCAGAGAATATATTCAAGTTCATGGTCCTGGAAACTGGCGTAGCCTCCCAAAAAATGCTG GACTTCAAAGGTGTGGAAAAAGTTGTCGTCTTCGTTGGGCGAATTATTTGAGACCAGATATTAAGAGAGGAAGATTCtcatttgaagaagaagaaactatTATCCAACTTCACAGTGTTCTTGGAAACAA aTGGTCAGCAATAGCTGCTCGCTTGCCAGGAAGAACAGACAATGAGATCAAGAATTATTGGAACACTCACATAAGAAAAAGGCTTCTAAGAATGGGACTTGATCCAGTAACTCACAGCCCTCGTCTTGATTTATTCGACTTTTCATCCCTCCTCAACTCTACACAATTTAACCTTTCAAGTTTACTTGGACTACAAGCATTTGTAAACCCTCAAGTCTTGGCACTAATTGCTACAAACCTTTTGACATCCCATACAGAAAATCCAGAAATGTTATTACAAAGACAACTTCAAGAAAACCAATTTTTGAACACACAAATACAAAACCAAGAAGGGTCTCAAGTGTTGTtccaaaaatttcaagaaaatcaAATTTTATATGCTCCCATGGAAAACAATACCCCAACTTTCCAACCTAATAATCAGTTCCAAAATCAGACATCAGAAATACCAACGTGCACTACATCAAACTTGGGATCATATAATTTGGTGAATGGCCAAAATTTACAAGAAAATGTGATGCTGCCTTTGCAAAACTATGGCCAAATTTTACAAGAAAACTCCAGCGGTCAAAATTTCAGCTTTGATTCAGTGTTGTCGACACCATTGTCAAGCAGTACAGAAGATGAGAGAGATAGCTACTGCAGtaattttatgaaatttgaaattcCAGAGAGTTTATTTTTTGATGATTTAGTGTAA